In Rhodothermales bacterium, one DNA window encodes the following:
- a CDS encoding GNAT family N-acetyltransferase, protein MDVIETERLVLRHQTEDDAPFVLGLMNDPDWLRHIGDRGVRTVADARAYIRDGAVAMYAQHGIGLYLVEAKRRRVPVGVCGLLRRATFDDVDLGFALAPEHRGRGYAREAAAATVAYGRDVLGLDRIAAIVSPGNAASVRLLEGLGFAFERPFTYPDGDAVQLFALDL, encoded by the coding sequence ATGGATGTAATCGAGACCGAGCGCCTGGTGCTCCGCCACCAGACCGAGGACGACGCCCCGTTCGTCCTCGGCCTCATGAACGACCCCGACTGGCTGCGCCACATCGGTGACCGGGGCGTCCGAACCGTCGCTGATGCCCGTGCTTACATCCGCGACGGCGCCGTCGCGATGTACGCGCAGCACGGGATCGGACTCTACCTCGTCGAGGCGAAAAGAAGGCGCGTCCCGGTCGGCGTCTGCGGGCTCCTCCGGCGGGCGACGTTCGACGACGTGGACCTCGGCTTCGCGCTCGCCCCCGAGCATCGGGGCCGAGGGTATGCACGGGAAGCCGCTGCCGCGACGGTGGCGTACGGCCGCGACGTACTCGGGCTCGACCGGATCGCCGCCATCGTCTCGCCCGGAAACGCCGCGTCTGTCCGACTGCTCGAAGGCCTCGGGTTCGCATTCGAGCGGCCGTTCACGTACCCCGACGGGGACGCGGTGCAGCTCTTCGCGCTGGACCTCTGA